Proteins encoded by one window of Sphingosinicella sp. BN140058:
- a CDS encoding methyl-accepting chemotaxis protein, with product MICASAAIVMLVFFVNISMISTSTDRNNMSQSIHAKALALETSILRQNSQFRGFLVTGDTTYLKSYDEGREEYDSTSAELETLLTDSAQKAALLKSREETLAWRKKWGDRLIDQVKAGQRDAAQAEVRSAGKAVLTSAAVLPLRDIREAQVKLIDENSARQEGAISTARIVLVLGAIALIGIAITLAMMLTRMIARPVTRLTASMADLAAGKNDIAVPDTDRADELGDMAKAVLVFRDAAVAQEKASAEKVRSEAAQQQVVSDLAQALGKMSAGDLTVTLANFPAEYRKLEEDFNGALGALREAMGSIALATGNIHGGSGEISQASDDLSRRTEQQAASLEETAAAMTEITATVHNSAAGANEANKLVRATQADAQESSKVVGDAVAAMAEIEKSSQEITKIIEVIDKIAFQTNLLALNASVEAAHAGEAGRAFAVVANEVRALAQRSADAAQEIGTLISNSSKQVDGGVALVGEAGKALTRIIGSVDEVSGLVSQIAMAADQQSSALAQVNSAISEMDKVTQQNAAMVEESNAAARSLADEATGLASLVGRFNTGTDAASRSARSAPARALRAVGGR from the coding sequence ATGATCTGCGCCTCCGCCGCGATCGTCATGCTCGTGTTCTTCGTGAACATCTCGATGATCAGCACGTCGACGGACCGGAACAATATGAGCCAGTCGATCCACGCCAAGGCGCTGGCGCTGGAGACCTCGATCCTGCGGCAGAACAGCCAGTTTCGTGGCTTTCTGGTCACCGGCGACACGACGTATCTGAAGTCCTACGACGAGGGCCGCGAGGAATATGACAGCACCTCGGCGGAGCTCGAGACGCTGCTCACCGATTCGGCGCAGAAGGCCGCTTTGCTCAAGTCACGCGAGGAAACCCTTGCCTGGCGCAAGAAGTGGGGCGATCGCCTCATCGACCAGGTCAAGGCGGGCCAGCGCGATGCCGCCCAGGCCGAAGTACGCTCCGCCGGCAAGGCCGTGCTGACCAGCGCCGCCGTGCTGCCGCTGCGCGACATTCGCGAAGCGCAGGTCAAGCTGATCGACGAGAATTCGGCCCGCCAGGAAGGCGCGATCAGCACCGCGCGCATCGTGCTCGTCCTCGGCGCCATCGCGCTGATCGGCATCGCCATCACCCTTGCGATGATGCTGACCCGGATGATCGCCCGCCCGGTCACCCGTCTGACCGCCAGCATGGCCGATCTGGCCGCCGGCAAGAACGACATTGCCGTGCCCGACACCGATCGTGCCGACGAATTGGGCGACATGGCCAAGGCGGTGCTGGTGTTCCGTGACGCCGCGGTGGCGCAGGAAAAGGCATCCGCCGAAAAGGTCCGCTCCGAGGCCGCCCAGCAGCAGGTCGTCAGCGATCTTGCCCAGGCGCTCGGCAAGATGTCGGCCGGCGATCTCACCGTCACCCTCGCCAATTTCCCGGCCGAATATCGCAAGCTCGAGGAAGACTTCAACGGCGCACTCGGCGCGCTTCGCGAAGCGATGGGGTCGATCGCGCTTGCCACCGGCAACATTCATGGCGGCTCCGGCGAGATCAGCCAGGCCTCGGACGATCTGTCGCGCCGCACCGAGCAGCAGGCCGCCTCGCTTGAGGAAACCGCTGCTGCGATGACCGAGATCACCGCGACCGTGCACAACAGCGCGGCGGGTGCGAACGAGGCCAACAAGCTGGTCCGCGCCACCCAGGCGGATGCGCAGGAGAGCAGCAAGGTGGTCGGCGATGCCGTCGCCGCGATGGCCGAGATCGAAAAGAGCTCGCAGGAGATCACCAAGATCATCGAGGTGATCGACAAGATCGCTTTCCAGACCAATCTGCTCGCGCTCAATGCGTCGGTCGAAGCCGCGCATGCCGGTGAAGCGGGTCGCGCCTTCGCGGTCGTCGCCAACGAAGTGCGGGCGCTTGCCCAGCGCTCAGCCGATGCTGCGCAGGAGATCGGCACGCTGATCTCGAACAGCTCCAAGCAGGTCGATGGCGGCGTCGCCCTCGTCGGCGAGGCCGGCAAGGCGCTCACCCGGATCATCGGCTCGGTCGACGAGGTTTCCGGACTCGTCAGCCAGATCGCGATGGCGGCAGACCAGCAGAGCTCGGCGCTGGCCCAGGTCAACAGCGCAATCAGCGAGATGGACAAGGTCACCCAGCAGAATGCCGCGATGGTGGAGGAGAGCAACGCCGCCGCGCGCAGCCTCGCCGATGAGGCGACCGGACTTGCGAGCCTCGTCGGCCGGTTCAACACCGGCACCGACGCGGCCAGCCGCTCGGCACGTTCGGCGCCGGCCCGCGCGCTGCGCGCGGTCGGCGGCCGGTAA